In Actinoplanes lobatus, the DNA window CTTCGCCGAGAAGAACGTCTTTGACAAATGGCACACCAGAGGAGCAAACGACAACATCTACCGCAATCGTACGCACATGGCGTCGCACTGGGCGGCCATCGCCCTCAACCTGGCCGCGATCACCGATGATCCGGCCCGCCGCGCCCGCTATCGCCAGGTCGTGGACGACATCGACCGGAAGCTGCCCAACCATCCGACCGGGCTGCGCGGCCAGATGCGACCGCACCCGGCGGACCCGTCGGCGTACTTCTGGAACGACGAGTGGGGCGCCACCCAACGGCCGGGTCAGGATGTGAGCCACGCCAACGGCGTCCTGTCGTACGTCGTCGAAGCCGCCGACCAGGCCGACTTCTGGACCGACGCCGACATGATCGCCTTCGGCGCCCTCCTGACGAAGGTCATCTGGCCCGGCGGCAGCCGCTATGCCGCGTTCGTCGACGGCAGCGGCAGCGACAACGGCTGGTTCTCCGACGGCCTCGTCAAGCTCGGCCGCTACGACCCTGCCGTGCAACAGCGCCTGGAACGGCACGAGGTCGTCAACGGACAGTTCGCGGCCAACATGGCCCTCAACGCCACGATCCTTCAACGCCCCCGTACCCCGGAGCCGGCCTGCCCGGCCTGAACGCCTCGAATCCGAGGGTTTCGATGCCGGACCACAGCCCTGACAGGCCTGCGGCCGGCCGGTCGGGGACCCGGCCGGCCGCAGGAGGGATCATCCGGTGACGGAGAAGGAGTTGGTGATGAAGTCCTTGCCGCCGGCCGACGAGGTGATCTCGTATCCGAACTGCACGTTGCCGACCGTGACGTCACCCCACCAGCCCGCGGACCGCAGCCACTGGGCGATCGCCCGGATGTCGACGGTGCCGGAGCTGGTGTTGCTGGTGCGGACGAAGGAGAAGACCGCGTTGGATCCGTTGGAGCCGCGGTAGATCCTCCAGGTGTGCCCACCGACGGTGGCCGTCGTCTGCAGGGTGCCGAGCGGGCCGACGGCGCCGTACGCGTTCATCCACAGCATGATCTCGTAGGCGTTGTCCGACGACCAGATGTCATAGGCCGACGTGAACGCGGCGCCGCTGGTCGGCACGGTGACGTTGAAGCTGCTGGTGGTGGTGCCGAGTGCGCTCACCTTCTTGCCGAGGTACTTCGTGGCGTTCGGGTAGGCCTTGATGCCGCCGGTGGCGGGGTGGGCCGCCCAGACTCCCCAGTTGCTGTAGGAGTTCGCCCAGATCACCTGGGTGCCGGCGCCCGAACCCCAGATGTTGTTGTAGAGCGTGTAGCCGCCGTTCGACCAGGTCGCCCACTGGGCCGAGGAGTTCCAGGTGGCGGCCTGTGCGGGAGTGGCGAGCTGCACCGACACGGCGGTGACCAGCAGGGTCACGACACTCGCCACGGCGATGCGGAGGGAGCGGATCATGGTGCCTCCTTCGATGGGGGAGGGGACGAGGGCACTCGTCGCCGAACATTAGGAGGGACTCCAAACTAAGTCAATCGAGGTGCAACGATTGATAGTCCGGTGAAACGCTGAAGCCCCCGCCTACCCCGCTGCCGCGGCGGCGCGTCCGGCGGCACGTCCGGAAAACAGGCAGCCGCCGAGGAACGTACCCTCCAAAGATCGATAGCCGTGCACGCCGCCGCCGCCGAAACCCGCCGCCTCGCCCACCGCGTAGAGGCCGGGGATCGGGGTGCCGGAGGCGCCCAGGACCCGGCCTTGCAGGTCGGTCTGCAAACCGCCGAGGGTCTTGCGGGTCAGCACGTTGAGCCGGACCGCGACCAGCCCGCCGGAGTCCGGGCCGAGGATCTTGTGCGCGGAGGCGGTACGCCCGAGCACGTCACCGGGGTAGGACAGCGCGTTGCGAATGCCCTGGACCTGGGCGTCCTTGCTGTAGGCGTTGTCGATCTCCCGGTCGCGGGCCTCGATCTGCCGTTGCAGCGCGCCCAGTTCGATCAGTCCGGTGCCGGTGATCCGGTTCATCCCGGCGACGAGTTCCGGCAGTGTCGCCGCCTTCACGAAATCCTCGCCGTACTGCTGGAATTTCTGGATCGGGCCGGGCGTCTGCCAGACCCGGCTCAGCAGCAACCACAGATTCTTGCCGGTCAGGTCGGGGTTCTGCTCCGAGCCGGAGAGTGCGAACTCCTTGTCGACGATCTTCTGCGTGGTGACGAACCACGAGTAGTCATAACCGGTCGTGGTGATCGACCCGAGCGTGTGCAGGGTGTCGTAGCCGGGCCAGTCCGGCGCGGGGAACCGCCTACCGGTGGCGTCGAACCACATCGACGACGGGCCGGGCAGGATCCGGATGCCGTGACCGGGCCAGATCGGATCCCAGTTGCGCAGGCCCTCGGTGTAGTGCCACATCCGGTCCGGGTTGACGATCCGCGCGCCGGTCCTCGCGGTGATCGCGAGCATCCGCCCGTCGACGTGCGCGGGCACCCCGGTGATCATGGTGGTGGGCGCCTTGCCGAGCCGCGCCGGCCAGTTCTGCCGGATCAGATCATGGTTGGCGCCGATCCCGCCGGAGGCCACGATCACGATCGGCGCTTTCAGATCAAAATCAGCCACGACGGTACGGGAGCTCGGCTTGCCACGCGCGGCGGTGCTGGCTTCGAGGACCTTCCCGCGTACGCCGGTGACCGCCCCGTTGGTCTGCACGATCTCGTCGACCCGGTGCCGGAACCTGAACGCCACCGTGCCGGCGGCGACCCCGGCGCGCACCTTCTTCTCGAACGGCTCGACGATCGCCGGCCCGGTGCCCCACGTGACGTGGAACCGGGGAACCGAGTTGCCGTGCCCGTCGGCGAGGCCGCCACCGCGTTCGGCCCAGCCCACCATCGGGAACCATTGCAGGCCGAGCCCGGCCAGCCAGGAGCGCTTCTCACCGGCGGCGAAGTCGACGTACGCCTGGGCCCACCTGTACGCCCAGTAGTCCTGCCCGGCCGGATCGTCGACGCCGCGGTCGAACCCGGCCGTGCCCAGCCAGTCCTGCCAGGCCAGGTCGTGACTGTCCTTGACCCCCATGAGGCGCTGCTCGTCGGAGTCGACGAAGAACAGGCCGCCGAACGACCAGTACGCCTGTCCGCCGAGGTTGGCCTCGTTCTCCTGGTCGAGCAGCAGCACCTTGCGGCCGGCCGCGGCGAGCTCGGCCGTGGCGACCAGCCCGGCCAGGCCGTGACCGACCACGATCACGTCCGCGTCGGTGGCGGCGGCCGCCCCGAACGCCGGCGGCGTGGTTGCCTGGGCGATCGCCGCACCCGCCACCACACCACCGGCGACACCGAGCGCCTGACGCCGACTGACCTGTTCCATGAACGCCTCCCGCGATACGCCATCGGTGACAGTCGATGAGTTGCGCGGAAGTTACGCCCCGGTAACGAAGGCCGTCAAGCGTTCAGGCGATCATTCCCGTCAGTGAAAAACCTCGCCGGTATCCGACTCGGGGCGCTTCGTCTCACCGCCTCGCGACGATGTCTTGGCCGCGGCGCCGAACGCGGCGACGGCGTCGATCACCGCCTCGAAGCGCGGCGAATGGAACAGGTCGAAGGTGTGCTGGCCGTACGGCAGCTCGAGGAAGTGCACCGGGCTGGTCGAGACCGCGGCCAGACGCTCCGCGAACCCCCGGGCGGCCGCGGCCGGGACCATCAGGTCGTTGCCGCCGTGCACGATCAGGAACGGCGGCGCGTCCGGGCGCAGGTAGCCCTCCGGTGAGGTCGGCACATCCAGGTCCCGGTCCAGCTCACCGAGATAACCGCCCAGGCTGACGGCGGCGGCCACGCCGGTGTCGGCCGCCTCGAAGCCCGGCTGGAAGCGCGGGTCGCCGGGGGTCAGCGCGCACAACGCGGCCAGGTACGCGCCCGCCGAGCTGCCCGCGACGATCACGGTGGCCGGGTCGCCGCCGTATTCCGGGCCGTGCTCGCGGGCCCAGGCGATCACCCGTTTGGCGTCGCTCAGGTGATCGTGGAAGCCGAACTCCGGCTTGAGCCGGTAGTTCGCGCTGATGCACACCCAGCCCCGGGCGGCCAGCTGGTAGAGCAGCGGCAGCGACTGGCTGTCCTTGCGCCCGGTCGCGAAGTGGCCACCGTGGAAGTGGATCAGGATCGGCGCGCCGGCCGGGGCGGACCGGCGCCGGTACAGGTCGAGCTGTTGGCGGCGGCCACCCGGCCCGTAGTCCAGCCCGCGCAGGTGCTCGACGTCGCCACGGCGGCGCAGGAACGGGGTCAGCATGATCCGCGCCCAGGGCCAGCGGCGCTGCGGGGCGGCCAGCCCGGCGGTGCGCAGGAAGTCCCGGACCACCGCGCGGGCGCGCAGGCCACGGGCGAAGATCAGAGCGAGACCGGCCAGGCAGAGCACCGCGACGGCCACCATGATCCAGCCGGCCGGCGAGGTGATGTCACCACCCGCGACGCTCAGCACGGTGGTCAGCGCCAGCAGGTAGAACGCCAGCTGGGACAGCTCGCTGAGGACCAGGCCGGCCCACATGCCGACCCCGCCGAGCACCCGCGGCCGGCGCGGCAGGACGAGGACGGCCAGGGTGGCCACCGTGAGCAGGACGACCGGAAACACGAACCCGAACGGCATCTTCACTCCTCGATGGACAGACGCCTCAGCCTATCCACCGAAAGGGCCGGCGGGACCGGTCCCCTAATGGCTCGGATGGGGGCCTGCCCTGATTGATCGAGGTCACTGCGTCGAATAGACAGGGTAGGGATGGCGGCCGAGCCCGGGAGGAATCGATGTCATCACGGGGATTCGAGCGCGGGCCGACCGGGTGGAGACGCGGGATCGCCGGCGTGGCCATCGCCGGCACGCTCGTGGTGGGGGCGCCGATCGGGCCGGCGCACGCGGGTGCGGACCCGGTGGCGGGCAGCCGGGTGGTGGTGATGCGCACCGAATTCGGCATCCCGCACGTGCTGGCGGCGTCCTACCGTGACATGGGGTTCGGTGCCGGTTACGCGATCGCCGAGGACAACCTGTGCGGCCTCGCGGACGACATCCTGACCGTGTCCGGCCGACGTGCGCAGTTCCTCGGTGCCGACGCCACCACCCCGGACGGGGTGAACAACCTCGACAGCGACATCTACCACGCCGCGGTCGACCGCTCGGGTGTTCTCGACACCGCCCTCGCCCAGCCCGAGCCGTCGGGCCCCAGCGCCGCGGCCCGCGACATCGTGGCCGGGTACGCGGCCGGAGTGAACCGGTACCTGGCCAAACACCCGGTGGCGGGCCTGCCGGATCCGACCTGTCGCGGCGCGGCCTGGGTACGCCCGATCACCGCCCT includes these proteins:
- a CDS encoding alpha/beta hydrolase, encoding MPFGFVFPVVLLTVATLAVLVLPRRPRVLGGVGMWAGLVLSELSQLAFYLLALTTVLSVAGGDITSPAGWIMVAVAVLCLAGLALIFARGLRARAVVRDFLRTAGLAAPQRRWPWARIMLTPFLRRRGDVEHLRGLDYGPGGRRQQLDLYRRRSAPAGAPILIHFHGGHFATGRKDSQSLPLLYQLAARGWVCISANYRLKPEFGFHDHLSDAKRVIAWAREHGPEYGGDPATVIVAGSSAGAYLAALCALTPGDPRFQPGFEAADTGVAAAVSLGGYLGELDRDLDVPTSPEGYLRPDAPPFLIVHGGNDLMVPAAAARGFAERLAAVSTSPVHFLELPYGQHTFDLFHSPRFEAVIDAVAAFGAAAKTSSRGGETKRPESDTGEVFH
- a CDS encoding GH12 family glycosyl hydrolase domain-containing protein produces the protein MIRSLRIAVASVVTLLVTAVSVQLATPAQAATWNSSAQWATWSNGGYTLYNNIWGSGAGTQVIWANSYSNWGVWAAHPATGGIKAYPNATKYLGKKVSALGTTTSSFNVTVPTSGAAFTSAYDIWSSDNAYEIMLWMNAYGAVGPLGTLQTTATVGGHTWRIYRGSNGSNAVFSFVRTSNTSSGTVDIRAIAQWLRSAGWWGDVTVGNVQFGYEITSSAGGKDFITNSFSVTG
- a CDS encoding FAD-binding dehydrogenase, translated to MEQVSRRQALGVAGGVVAGAAIAQATTPPAFGAAAATDADVIVVGHGLAGLVATAELAAAGRKVLLLDQENEANLGGQAYWSFGGLFFVDSDEQRLMGVKDSHDLAWQDWLGTAGFDRGVDDPAGQDYWAYRWAQAYVDFAAGEKRSWLAGLGLQWFPMVGWAERGGGLADGHGNSVPRFHVTWGTGPAIVEPFEKKVRAGVAAGTVAFRFRHRVDEIVQTNGAVTGVRGKVLEASTAARGKPSSRTVVADFDLKAPIVIVASGGIGANHDLIRQNWPARLGKAPTTMITGVPAHVDGRMLAITARTGARIVNPDRMWHYTEGLRNWDPIWPGHGIRILPGPSSMWFDATGRRFPAPDWPGYDTLHTLGSITTTGYDYSWFVTTQKIVDKEFALSGSEQNPDLTGKNLWLLLSRVWQTPGPIQKFQQYGEDFVKAATLPELVAGMNRITGTGLIELGALQRQIEARDREIDNAYSKDAQVQGIRNALSYPGDVLGRTASAHKILGPDSGGLVAVRLNVLTRKTLGGLQTDLQGRVLGASGTPIPGLYAVGEAAGFGGGGVHGYRSLEGTFLGGCLFSGRAAGRAAAAAG